One genomic window of Ziziphus jujuba cultivar Dongzao chromosome 4, ASM3175591v1 includes the following:
- the LOC107434142 gene encoding peroxidase P7: MASSISTHFFFLITLPTFVIFVFSGYATAQLSPTFYARNCPNFQNIVRNGMNQAVRSDRRMGASILRLFFHDCFVNGCDASILLDDTATFTGEQNAFANRNSARGFEVIDSIKANVEAACSGTVSCADILALAARDGVVLLGGPSWTVSFGRRDARTASQTQANNDIPSPFSDLATLTSNFAAKGLNARDMTALSGAHTIGFAQCFTFRNRIYNATNIDPAFATTRRATCPATGGDSNLAPFDATQNNFDNNYYRALVARRGLLRSDQELFNNGAQDALVRTYSTNPAAFRADFAAAMVKLSNLSPLTGTNGEIRRNCGVVN; encoded by the exons ATGGCTTCCTCTATTAGTACTCATTTCTTCTTCCTAATCACCCTCCCTACATTTGTAATATTCGTGTTTTCGGGCTATGCTACTGCACAGCTCTCTCCCACCTTCTATGCAAGAAATTGCCCTAATTTTCAGAATATTGTTCGAAATGGAATGAACCAAGCTGTTAGGAGTGATCGTAGGATGGGTGCTTCTATTCTTCGCTTGTTCTTCCATGATTGCTTTGTTAAT GGCTGTGACGCATCCATATTGTTGGACGACACTGCGACCTTCACTGGCGAACAGAATGCTTTTGCAAACCGGAATTCAGCTCGTGGTTTCGAAGTGATTGACTCCATCAAAGCAAATGTAGAAGCTGCCTGTAGTGGCACTGTGTCGTGTGCTGATATTTTGGCACTTGCCGCCCGTGATGGAGTCGTCTTG TTGGGAGGGCCATCTTGGACAGTCTCATTCGGAAGAAGGGATGCAAGAACAGCCAGTCAAACTCAAGCCAACAACGACATACCGTCCCCATTCTCCGACCTCGCCACTCTCACTTCCAACTTTGCCGCCAAAGGTTTAAACGCCCGAGACATGACGGCGTTGTCGGGGGCCCATACCATCGGCTTCGCTCAGTGTTTCACCTTCCGCAACCGCATATACAACGCCACCAACATCGACCCTGCATTCGCCACCACCCGCAGGGCCACCTGCCCGGCTACCGGCGGCGACTCCAACTTGGCTCCCTTCGATGCCACTCAGAACAACTTCGACAACAACTACTACAGGGCTCTTGTGGCTCGACGGGGGCTTCTCCGATCGGACCAAGAGCTCTTCAACAATGGTGCGCAGGATGCGTTGGTCAGGACTTATAGTACCAACCCTGCTGCTTTTAGAGCAGATTTTGCTGCTGCTATGGTGAAGCTGAGCAACCTTAGTCCTCTAACAGGGACTAATGGGGAAATCAGAAGAAACTGTGGGGTGgttaattaa